A part of Xenopus tropicalis strain Nigerian chromosome 4, UCB_Xtro_10.0, whole genome shotgun sequence genomic DNA contains:
- the lrrc10b gene encoding leucine-rich repeat-containing protein 10B — protein MGGCGSVPTVASGEGVDEPLPEGVEEQLSSGDGILELSGRKIPRLPASICNLSESLNKLYLTGTMITELPDDFYQLENLRTLALDANKLPELPEPVCSLPNLGRLYIGANHLQGLPMSFARLQSLRILWIERNFLYHFPRVLLSMPGLRCVQMGDNRLKGLPSDIATAMPGLKGLWLYSNRFDRVPKVLLRLHGLEVLDLDKNRITEFPDMSRMKGLQLLSYDHNPVKGPPKVAETVTLVGEGAQEFMEEREAQRQQMEEEEQEEREREQQEAENKEAEGGEEEGEEGQEEELYEEEEGEAEERVENANDHYYSEYEEEDYYLEEEGDCMEDEGYYPDEGQYYNQWYK, from the coding sequence ATGGGGGGCTGTGGCTCTGTGCCTACAGTGGCCTCTGGTGAGGGTGTCGATGAGCCTTTACCTGAGGGTGTAGAAGAACAGCTGAGTTCCGGTGATGGCATTTTGGAACTGAGTGGTCGCAAGATTCCACGTCTTCCAGCATCCATCTGTAACCTGTCTGAAAGCCTAAATAAGCTTTACTTGACTGGAACAATGATAACGGAGCTGCCTGATGATTTTTACCAACTAGAAAACCTGCGAACACTGGCACTAGATGCCAATAAGCTGCCAGAGTTGCCAGAGCCTGTGTGCTCCTTGCCAAACCTGGGTCGCCTGTATATAGGGGCCAACCACCTGCAAGGTCTCCCCATGTCCTTTGCAAGACTTCAGAGTTTGCGGATATTATGGATCGAACGCAACTTTCTCTATCACTTTCCACGGGTGCTGCTGAGTATGCCTGGGCTGCGCTGTGTACAAATGGGGGATAACCGCCTGAAGGGGCTTCCAAGTGATATAGCGACTGCCATGCCTGGCCTCAAAGGCCTCTGGTTGTATTCAAACCGCTTTGACAGGGTACCCAAGGTTCTCCTGCGCTTACATGGCCTGGAAGTTCTAGATCTCGACAAAAACCGTATAACAGAATTCCCTGATATGAGTAGAATGAAAGGGCTGCAGTTGCTGTCTTATGATCACAACCCTGTGAAAGGGCCACCCAAAGTGGCAGAGACTGTGACTTTAGTGGGAGAGGGCGCTCAGGAGTTTATGGAAGAGCGAGAAGCACAAAGGCAACAGATGGAGGAAGAGGAACaagaggagagagaaagagaacagCAGGAAGCAGAGAACAAGGAGGCTGAAGGGGGTGAAGAAGAAGGGGAAGAGGGACAGGAAGAGGAACTTTATGAGGAGGAAGAGGGGGAGGCTGAGGAAAGAGTAGAAAATGCCAATGACCATTATTACTCAGAGTATGAAGAAGAAGACTACTACCTTGAGGAGGAGGGGGATTGCATGGAGGATGAAGGATATTATCCCGATGAGGGGCAGTATTATAACCAGTGGTACAAATAA